One genomic window of Longimicrobiaceae bacterium includes the following:
- a CDS encoding ATP-dependent Clp protease proteolytic subunit — translation MSDYIRLNDEDEEPAQAPDQQKSDMPTTPLTDPIRERLFKNRTIIISGEVNQRLASSVIAQLLAMASESEEPINIFINSQGGHVESGDTIHDMIRFVRPRVRIIGTGWVASAGALIYVAVDRKDRYCLPHTRFLLHQPAGGVGGTAADIDIEAREIIRMRERLNRLFAEQTGQPIERIEEDTRRNFWLSASEAQEYGLVGKIITSESELD, via the coding sequence ATGAGCGACTACATCAGGCTGAACGACGAGGACGAGGAGCCGGCGCAGGCCCCGGATCAGCAAAAGTCGGACATGCCGACGACTCCGCTGACCGATCCGATTCGCGAGCGGCTCTTCAAGAACCGCACGATCATCATCAGCGGAGAGGTCAACCAGCGCCTCGCCTCCAGCGTCATCGCCCAGCTCCTGGCGATGGCCTCCGAGTCGGAGGAGCCCATCAACATCTTCATCAACTCGCAGGGTGGACACGTCGAGTCCGGCGACACCATCCACGACATGATCCGCTTCGTGCGGCCGCGGGTGCGGATCATCGGCACGGGCTGGGTGGCGAGCGCCGGGGCGCTGATCTACGTGGCGGTGGATCGGAAGGACCGCTACTGCCTGCCCCACACGCGCTTCCTGCTGCACCAGCCCGCGGGCGGCGTGGGCGGAACCGCGGCCGACATCGACATCGAGGCGCGGGAGATCATCCGTATGCGGGAGCGCCTGAACCGGCTGTTCGCCGAGCAGACCGGGCAGCCGATCGAGCGCATCGAAGAGGATACGAGGCGAAACTTCTGGCTCTCCGCCAGTGAGGCCCAGGAGTACGGACTCGTCGGGAAGATCATTACCTCGGAGAGCGAGCTGGACTGA